The following coding sequences lie in one Gemmatimonadaceae bacterium genomic window:
- a CDS encoding M20/M25/M40 family metallo-hydrolase codes for MIRSVSRAVSQLATAALLVSTSAVVGHAQFRPVTDSVTARIMRRIATLSADSMEGRRAGSPGSARARAWIIGELAAMGAQPVLNGAFEMPIKLRPRAGSTDTVGANLVARIPGKKRGGPVLVVSAHYDHLGVRNGETYNGADDDASGCIALLTLGERLLKDKPEHDVILAFFDAEEGGLQGSKAFVATPPIDLAAVALDISLDMIARQDGQALWVSGTSHYPALKPIADAVAKTAAVPIKFGHDTKDLKPGDDWTNSSDHGSFHAKGIPFLYLGVEDHPDYHKPGDDADKIDPQFYRGTVEFAIALARRADKSLPEIFKTRKPAP; via the coding sequence GTGATCCGTTCGGTTTCTCGTGCGGTGTCGCAGCTGGCGACAGCCGCGCTCCTGGTGAGCACGTCGGCTGTGGTCGGCCACGCCCAGTTCCGCCCCGTGACCGACTCGGTCACCGCCAGGATCATGCGTCGCATCGCGACGCTCTCCGCCGACTCGATGGAAGGGCGTCGTGCCGGATCCCCGGGCTCGGCGCGCGCGCGGGCGTGGATCATTGGCGAGCTCGCCGCCATGGGCGCGCAGCCGGTCCTCAACGGCGCGTTCGAGATGCCCATCAAGCTGCGGCCGCGTGCCGGCAGCACCGATACCGTGGGCGCCAACCTCGTTGCGCGGATCCCGGGGAAGAAGCGCGGCGGGCCGGTGCTGGTGGTCAGTGCACACTACGATCATCTGGGCGTGCGCAACGGCGAGACGTACAACGGCGCCGATGACGACGCGTCGGGGTGCATCGCGCTGCTCACGCTTGGCGAGCGGCTGCTCAAGGACAAGCCGGAGCACGATGTGATTCTGGCGTTCTTCGACGCCGAGGAGGGAGGGCTTCAGGGGTCGAAAGCGTTCGTGGCCACTCCACCGATCGACCTCGCCGCGGTGGCCCTCGATATCAGCCTCGACATGATCGCGCGGCAGGATGGCCAGGCGCTGTGGGTGAGCGGCACGTCGCACTACCCGGCGCTCAAGCCGATCGCCGACGCCGTCGCCAAGACCGCCGCCGTGCCGATCAAGTTCGGCCATGACACCAAGGACCTGAAGCCGGGCGACGATTGGACCAACTCGTCGGACCACGGCTCCTTCCACGCCAAGGGCATTCCGTTCCTCTACCTTGGCGTGGAGGATCATCCGGACTACCACAAGCCGGGCGACGACGCCGACAAGATCGATCCGCAGTTTTACCGCGGCACGGTGGAGTTTGCGATTGCCCTCGCGCGCCGCGCGGACAAGTCGTTGCCGGAGATCTTCAAGACGCGGAAGCCGGCCCCGTGA